Proteins from a genomic interval of Antedon mediterranea chromosome 5, ecAntMedi1.1, whole genome shotgun sequence:
- the LOC140049500 gene encoding BTB/POZ domain-containing protein KCTD6-like, translating into MESSAPEGRPDEVLNLNVGGCRYFTSRSTLTRFPDSMLGSMFSGRLPSNVDDYNSYVIDGDGPTFRHVLNFLRRSKLILPDGFKEWDILSAEADFYQIQDLIQAINDKREQIKEDLQKNKEQSETSQSCEFLEVEFECANGQWLIFGDSKLIDQLSAIKSCFVHMTNYKNQLKKAQVYGLTTPRGTSVNRLKLFKEISQHGFTLICTSSSGGDERSTDRWTFSREEDRPNVNNRYAEHLE; encoded by the coding sequence ATGGAATCGTCTGCTCCAGAAGGGAGACCAGACGAGGTCCTAAACTTGAACGTAGGAGGGTGCCGTTATTTTACAAGTCGCTCAACCCTAACACGTTTTCCGGACTCAATGCTCGGTTCCATGTTCAGCGGCCGTTTACCGTCAAACGTCGACGATTACAATAGCTACGTCATTGACGGCGACGGTCCAACGTTTCGACACGTTCTGAACTTTCTCCGTCGTTCAAAGCTCATTCTACCTGACGGATTCAAAGAATGGGACATTTTATCTGCGGAAGCAGATTTCTACCAGATACAAGATCTCATCCAAGCTATTAATGACAAACGAGAACAAATTAAAGAAGATTTACAGAAGAATAAAGAACAAAGCGAGACATCACAATCGTGTGAGTTCTTAGAAGTGGAATTTGAGTGCGCTAACGGACAGTGGTTGATCTTCGGCGATTCTAAGTTAATCGATCAATTATCGGCAATAAAAAGTTGTTTTGTCCATATGACTAATTACAAAAATCAGTTAAAAAAGGCCCAGGTCTATGGATTGACAACTCCCCGAGGAACATCTGTAAATCGACTCaaactttttaaagaaatttctCAACATGGATTTACGTTGATCTGTACGTCATCCAGCGGTGGCGATGAACGCTCGACTGATAGGTGGACATTTTCTAGAGAAGAGGATAGGCCTAATGTTAATAATCGATATGCAGAACATTTAGAATAA